A window of Rhododendron vialii isolate Sample 1 chromosome 13a, ASM3025357v1 contains these coding sequences:
- the LOC131314552 gene encoding exosome complex component RRP45B-like isoform X5: MEQRLANTLRMTVNEKKFIETALLSDLRVDGRSPFDYRCVTIKFGREDGSSEVQLGQTHVMGLVTSQLVQPYRDRPNEGSLSIYTEFSPMADPSYEVGRPGESSVELGRIIDRGLRESRAVDTESLCVIAGKLVWAIRIDLHILDNGGNLVDAANIAALAALSTFRRPECTLGGEDGQEVIIHPPEVREPLPLIIHHLPIAVTFGFFSEDNIVVIDPTHYEEAVMRGRMTATVNTSGDICAIQKAGGVGVMQSLIMQCLRIASVKAADITSKIKNSVISCEMEKSHVNDVSLVLLWE, translated from the exons ATGGAGCAGAGGTTGGCTAATACCTTGAGGATGACTGTGAATGAGAAGAAATTCATTGAGACTGCCCTACTATCAGATCTCCGAGTTGATGGACGAAGTCCATTTGATTATAGATGTGTAACTATCAAGTTTGGTAG AGAAGATGGTTCGTCAGAAGTGCAGCTTGGTCAGACTCATGTTATGGGTTTGGTAACTTCCCAACTAGTTCAACCTTATCGCGACAGGCCAAATGAAGGGTCTCTTTCGATCTATACCGAGTTCTCTCCAATGGCTGATCCTTCGTATGAAGTAGGTCGTCCTGGAGAATCTTCTGTTGAGTTGGGACGCATAATAGACCGTGGTTTAAG GGAAAGTCGGGCAGTAGACACGGAATCACTGTGTGTCATTGCTGGGAAGTTAGTATGGGCAATTCGCATTGATCTCCACATTCTAGACAATGGGGG AAACCTCGTTGATGCTGCCAATATTGCTGCTTTGGCTGCTCTCTCGACATTCCGGCGGCCTGAATGTACATTAGGTGGAGAAGATGGTCAAGAAGTGATAATACATCCACCTGAG GTGAGGGAGCCACTTCCTTTGATAATACATCATCTCCCTATAGCGGTGACCTTTGGGTTTTTCAGTGAGGATAATATAGTG GTAATTGACCCAACACATTATGAAGAGGCTGTTATGAGGGGGAGAATGACGGCTACAGTCAATACAAGTGGTGATATTTGTGCTATTCAAAAAGCTGGAGGAGTGGGCGTCATGCAGAGTCTTATCATGCAGTGTCTGAGAATTGCTTCTGTGAAGGCCGCTGATATAACAAGCAAGATTAAGAATTCT GTCATTTCATGTGAGATGGAAAAGAGTCATGTTAATGACGTTTCTCTCGTACTTCTGTGGGAGTGA
- the LOC131314552 gene encoding exosome complex component RRP45B-like isoform X4, with product MEQRLANTLRMTVNEKKFIETALLSDLRVDGRSPFDYRCVTIKFGREDGSSEVQLGQTHVMGLVTSQLVQPYRDRPNEGSLSIYTEFSPMADPSYEVGRPGESSVELGRIIDRGLRESRAVDTESLCVIAGKLVWAIRIDLHILDNGGNLVDAANIAALAALSTFRRPECTLGGEDGQEVIIHPPEVREPLPLIIHHLPIAVTFGFFSEDNIVVIDPTHYEEAVMRGRMTATVNTSGDICAIQKAGGVGVMQSLIMQCLRIASVKAADITSKIKNSFCRLNRTTLKGHCGRSSVIHLLLLWMFVNLVRSGRR from the exons ATGGAGCAGAGGTTGGCTAATACCTTGAGGATGACTGTGAATGAGAAGAAATTCATTGAGACTGCCCTACTATCAGATCTCCGAGTTGATGGACGAAGTCCATTTGATTATAGATGTGTAACTATCAAGTTTGGTAG AGAAGATGGTTCGTCAGAAGTGCAGCTTGGTCAGACTCATGTTATGGGTTTGGTAACTTCCCAACTAGTTCAACCTTATCGCGACAGGCCAAATGAAGGGTCTCTTTCGATCTATACCGAGTTCTCTCCAATGGCTGATCCTTCGTATGAAGTAGGTCGTCCTGGAGAATCTTCTGTTGAGTTGGGACGCATAATAGACCGTGGTTTAAG GGAAAGTCGGGCAGTAGACACGGAATCACTGTGTGTCATTGCTGGGAAGTTAGTATGGGCAATTCGCATTGATCTCCACATTCTAGACAATGGGGG AAACCTCGTTGATGCTGCCAATATTGCTGCTTTGGCTGCTCTCTCGACATTCCGGCGGCCTGAATGTACATTAGGTGGAGAAGATGGTCAAGAAGTGATAATACATCCACCTGAG GTGAGGGAGCCACTTCCTTTGATAATACATCATCTCCCTATAGCGGTGACCTTTGGGTTTTTCAGTGAGGATAATATAGTG GTAATTGACCCAACACATTATGAAGAGGCTGTTATGAGGGGGAGAATGACGGCTACAGTCAATACAAGTGGTGATATTTGTGCTATTCAAAAAGCTGGAGGAGTGGGCGTCATGCAGAGTCTTATCATGCAGTGTCTGAGAATTGCTTCTGTGAAGGCCGCTGATATAACAAGCAAGATTAAGAATTCT TTCTGCAGGTTGAATCGTACGACACTGAAAGGGCATTGCGGAAGATCAAGCGTCATTCATCTTCTCCTGCTTTGGATGTTTGTGAACCTTGTGCGAAGTGGGAGACGCTAG